In the genome of Sander vitreus isolate 19-12246 chromosome 13, sanVit1, whole genome shotgun sequence, one region contains:
- the LOC144528037 gene encoding uncharacterized protein LOC144528037, with amino-acid sequence MSNDVNRHKVFQTTKVRTSLKNDSCWIKKTQEETEEQYKARTDHAVEIRPALVKQNSYVLSTAKKFAPQALTEELIQKCVEQPEKSVTNTSAENKEEYTAAVYQSNVQHNDRVAEVSAEVHFAERIQNGETQPVSSPKENPEQPTANTTAENKGEHADATVEQSNVKHNEAKVSADAHVEDPVAETSAAAGTEESKEAVELKPQEEPSTKTEPANAVVETAVQPTEGSCEKSSPEQAAEESVEAVAEVVAKSSSDTGDVVNATPGKEAALPDSVEATAEVVVKSSPETKNVVNATPEKEAALPDRGKTVAEVVVKSSPETRNVVNATPEKEAALPDSVKAVAEVVVKSSPETRNVVNATPGKEAALPDSVKAVAEVVVKSSPETRNVVNAMPEKEAALPDSRKALAEVVIKSSPETRNVVNPTPEKEAALRDSVKAVAEVVVKSSPETRNVVNPTPEKEAALRDCVEAVVEVAVAPENPAVTDAAGKEAAIQDSADTVAKVLMKSCPDTCDLVIATPGEETALQDSVEALAEVVAKSSSDTIDVVNATPEKTAALQDSVEAVAEVAVVPENPDVTDAAGKEAAIQHLVEAVADVAVESLPETPAVTGRAGEEAALQVSVKPVSDLLAESVSELSTQPAAETATKRSCEKGPPKQAAEESVAPENPDVTDAAGEEVALQASVEPVPDLMADTVLESPTQPVAETAVKSVERKVESAASAEPVLKTGAEEVVEFEVTPVVNTVVKQSVEPTPERAADGVVELNTKDAVEPVTASASEYVPDKFSYIPIELSEALNVEPPTTETAPKPLKDPKQSHTEETKPNQHSEHTNTSEMFKKSKEKEQSTRKQNGTRITNVCSFCDKRIDGNIKLHLSEPAVTCHPDCLKCGVCAKVLGYLLTTIFLHDQVVKCGGCFAKALVAEA; translated from the exons ATGTCAAATG atgttaacAGGCACAAGGTGTTTCAAACCACCAAAGTGCGGACTTCACTGAAGAATGATAGCTGTTGGATCAAAAAGACACAAGAGGAAACAGAAGAGCAATACAAAGCAAG AACGGACCATGCTGTGGAGATCAGACCCGCGTTGGTCAAACAGAATTCATACGTCCTGTCCACAGCCAAGAAATTTGC GCCCCAAGCACTCACAGAAGAACTTATCCAAAAGTGTGTGGAACAACCAGAAAAATCAGTTACCAACACATCTGCAGAAAACAAGGAAGAATATACTGCAGCAGTTTACCAGTCAAATGTGCAACACAATGACAGGGTTGCTGAGGTCTCTGCAGAGGTTCATTTTGCAGAACGTATCCAAAATGGTGAAACCCAACCAGTTTCTTCACCAAAGGAAAATCCAGAGCAACCAACTGCCAACACAACTGCAGAAAACAAAGGAGAACATGCTGATGCAACAGTTGAGCAgtcaaatgtaaaacacaaTGAGGCCAAGGTCTCTGCAGATGCTCATGTGGAAGATCCAGTTGCAGAAACCTCTGCTGCGGCTGGCACAGAGGAGAGTAAAGAAGCAGTTGAACTGAAACCTCAAGAGGAACCTTCAACCAAAACAGAGCCAGCAAATGCAGTCGTAGAAACAGCTGTTCAACCTACAGAGGGCAGTTGTGAGAAAAGTTCTCCAGAACAGGCTGCAGAAGAGAGTGTCGAAGCTGTAGCTGAGGTTGTGGCAAAGTCATCATCTGACACGGGTGACGTGGTTAATGCAACACCAGGAAAAGAGGCTGCGCTTCCAGACAGTGTTGAAGCTACAGCTGAGGTTGTGGTCAAGTCATCGCCTGAAACAAAAAATGTGGTTAATGCAACGCCTGAAAAAGAGGCTGCTCTCCCAGACAGGGGTAAAACTGTAGCTGAGGTTGTGGTCAAGTCATCGCCTGAAACAAGAAATGTGGTTAATGCAACGCCTGAAAAAGAGGCTGCTCTCCCAGACAGTGTAAAAGCTGTAGCTGAGGTTGTGGTCAAGTCATCGCCTGAAACAAGAAACGTTGTTAATGCAACACCAGGAAAAGAGGCTGCTCTCCCAGACAGTGTAAAAGCTGTAGCTGAGGTTGTGGTCAAGTCATCGCCTGAAACAAGAAACGTAGTTAATGCAATGCCTGAAAAAGAGGCTGCTCTCCCAGACAGTCGTAAAGCTCTAGCTGAGGTTGTGATCAAGTCATCGCCTGAAACAAGAAACGTGGTTAATCCAACACCTGAAAAAGAGGCTGCTCTGCGAGACAGTGTGAAAGCTGTAGCTGAGGTTGTGGTCAAGTCATCGCCTGAAACAAGAAACGTGGTTAATCCAACACCTGAAAAAGAGGCTGCTCTGCGAGACTGTGTTGAAGCTGTAGTTGAGGTTGCTGTGGCGCCAGAGAACCCTGCTGTGACAGATGCAGCAGGAAAAGAGGCTGCTATCCAAGACAGTGCTGACACTGTAGCCAAAGTTTTGATGAAGTCATGCCCTGACACATGTGATCTGGTTATTGCAACACCAGGAGAAGAGACTGCTCTCCAAGACAGTGTTGAAGCTTTAGCTGAGGTTGTTGCAAAGTCATCATCTGACACAATTGACGTGGTGAATGCAACGCCTGAAAAAACGGCTGCTCTCCAAGACAGTGTTGAAGCTGTAGCTGAGGTTGCTGTGGTGCCAGAAAACCCTGATGTGACAGATGCAGCAGGAAAAGAGGCTGCTATCCAACATCTTGTTGAAGCTGTAGCTGACGTTGCTGTGGAGTCCTTACCTGAGACCCCTGCTGTGACTGGTAGAGCAGGAGAAGAGgctgctctgcaagtcagtgtGAAACCAGTCTCTGACTTATTGGCAGAATCTGTATCTGAATTGTCCACTCAACCTGCTGCTGAAACTGCTACAAAGAGGAGTTGTGAGAAAGGTCCTCCAAAACAGGCTGCTGAGGAATCTGTGGCGCCAGAAAACCCTGATGTGACAGATGCAGCAGGAGAAGAGGTCGCTCTCCAAGCCAGTGTGGAACCAGTCCCTGACTTGATGGCAGATACTGTGCTTGAATCACCTACTCAACCTGTTGCTGAAACTGCAGTTAAGTCTGTAGAGCGTAAAGTCGAGTCAGCAGCCTCAGCAGAGCCAGTTTTAAAGACCGGAGCTGAAGAGGTTGTTGAGTTTGAAGTCACGCCTGTTGTCAACACTGTTGTCAAGCAAAGTGTTGAGCCAACGCCTGAGAGAGCAGCAGACGGTGTGGTGGAGTTGAACACCAAGGATGCTGTTGAACCTGTCACAGCTTCAGCATCTGAATATGTTCCGGATAAGTTCTCTTACATACCCATTGAACTGTCCGAAGCATTAAATGTGGAGCCACCAACAACTGAAACTGCTCCTAAGCCTCTGAAAGATCCAAAACAATCCCACACCGAGGAAACCAAGCCGAACCAACACTCTGAGCATACCAACAC atctgaaatgtttaaaaagtccAAGGAGAAGGAACAGTCCACTCGAAAACAGAATGGGACCAG GATTACCAATGTTTGTTCATTCTGTGACAAAAGAATTGATGGAAATATCAAGCTCCACCTCAGTGAACCTGCGGTGACCTGCCACCCTGACTGCCTAAag tgtggtgtgtgtgctaAGGTCCTGGGATATCTGCTGACCACCATTTTCTTGCATGACCAAGTGGTCAAATGTGGTGGCTGCTTTGCAAAAGCTCTCGTTGCTGAAGCTTAA
- the LOC144528038 gene encoding uncharacterized protein LOC144528038, whose protein sequence is MPSRNHLDKIGRKKKKKWTEEAMERALIEVKSGRCTVRRAAKEFGVPKSSLGDRVSGRVTPGSRSGPAQLITSADEELLVEFSLYMSKHGFPLTKQQLVSFASSIYKRQHRRVAFSKLGQTWWLNFRKRQEKNITIQSADNVVRGRTVSVRKEAVDQFFHLLSTVMEVHGIRDKPLQILNCNEVGFHLGRKRVILPKSASLGCKPTPGSRDHISILACFSATGEDIPPFIIYSKAYPGGVCYKTQGPPNALYGWSDSGCINSDLFKKWFLKHFLLHTPKERPLLLIFDGHKSPINLEVVEAARKEDVILLCLPPHCSHILQPLDAGLFVLLKQHFAALIGDGCATDTHYAVSKKEFSGVFKETYQVVKEEEGVRIVKEGFRKCGIYPLNHFAINEGHLMPLHSMGPAAGPSLSTSAQGVHTVGDVIAAGPSS, encoded by the coding sequence ATGCCATCGAGAAATCACCTTGACAAAAttgggaggaagaagaagaagaaatggacAGAGGAGGCTATGGAACGTGCTCTGATCGAGGTGAAGTCGGGAAGGTGTACGGTGAGACGGGCTGCCAAAGAGTTTGGAGTCCCTAAGTCTTCACTGGGGGACAGAGTCAGTGGACGGGTGACACCAGGGAGTCGCAGCGGGCCAGCTCAGCTTATAACATCTGCAGACGAGGAGCTGTTGGTGGAGTTCTCTTTATACATGTCGAAGCATGGATTCCCACTGACGAAACAACAGCTGGTGTCCTTCGCCTCATCCATTTATAAACGGCAACATCGGAGGGTGGCATTTTCTAAACTAGGCCAGACCTGGTGGCTCAATTTTAGAAAAAGGCAAGAAAAGAATATAACCATTCAGTCAGCAGACAATGTTGTCCGTGGGAGGACGGTTAGTGTGAGGAAGGAAGCAGTGGATCAGTTTTTTCATTTACTCAGCACTGTCATGGAAGTTCATGGGATCAGAGACAAGCCTCTTCAAATCCTTAACTGCAACGAGGTGGGCTTTCATCTGGGCAGGAAGAGGGTGATTCTCCCCAAATCTGCCAGTCTGGGCTGCAAGCCAACGCCAGGCTCGAGGGACCACATCTCCATCCTGGCTTGCTTTAGCGCAACTGGAGAGGACATTCCCCCATTTATTATCTACTCAAAGGCATACCCAGGGGGAGTATGTTACAAGACTCAAGGGCCTCCAAATGCCCTCTATGGATGGTCAGACTCTGGCTGTATCAACTCTGACCTTTTCAAGAAATGGTTCCTCAAACACTTCCTCCTACACACGCCGAAGGAGCGTCCCCTGCTGCTGATTTTCGACGGCCACAAGTCTCCCATAAACCTTGAGGTGGTGGAAGCAGCTCGTAAGGAGGATGTAATCCTTCTGTGCCTTCCACCTCATTGCTCTCACATTCTGCAGCCACTCGACGCAGGTCTCTTTGTTCTCCTAAAGCAGCATTTTGCAGCACTCATAGGTGATGGTTGTGCCACTGATACTCACTATGCAGTCAGCAAGAAGGAGTTCTCAGGTGTGTTTAAAGAGACGTATCAGGtagtgaaggaggaggagggtgtcAGGATTGTGAAGGAAGGCTTTAGGAAATGTGGCATCTACCCGCTAAACCACTTCGCCATCAACGAGGGTCATTTAATGCCATTGCACAGCATGGGCCCTGCAGCTGGTCCCTCCTTGTCCACATCAGCACAGGGGGTGCACACTGTAGGAGACGTCATAGCTGCTGGACCCTCCTCCTAA
- the plp1b gene encoding proteolipid protein 1b: MDIVSAATKRSSFFRPLKPGFHHSPPSLTRLVTPVTAEERGQDQSCYECCIRCIGAVPYPSLVATLLCYAGMALFCGCGHEALSQTEVLVETYFARNVQDFVVMASFIKYFQYVIYGLASFFFLYGILLLAEGFYTTSAVKQTFGEFRSTQCGRCLSLTFIIVTYILAFIWLAVFAFTAIPVFFLFNMEQTCHNINILAETTPSINQHGWICMDARQYGLLPWNAMPGKACGLTLASICKTSEFYVTYDLYIAAFAGAAVTLLALFLYLAATTYNYAVLRFLGRKGVR, encoded by the exons ATGGATATTGTATCTGCAGCCACAAAGAGAAGCTCTTTCTTCAGGCCCCTGAAGCCAGGGTTTCACCACTCTCCACCATCTCTCACTCGCCTGGTGACGCCTGTGACCGCTGAAGAAAGAGGGCAGGACCAGA GTTGCTATGAGTGCTGTATCCGGTGCATTGGGGCAGTGCCCTACCCATCCCTGGTGGCCACCCTGCTGTGCTATGCTGGCATGGCATTATTTTGTGGCTGTGGACATGAAGCGTTGTCCCAGACCGAAGTCCTCGTCGAAACTTACTTCGCCCGCAATGTTCAAGACTTTGTTGTCATGGCCTCCTT TATCAAATACTTCCAGTACGTGATCTATGGCCTGGCATCATTTTTCTTCCTCTATGGTATCCTGCTGTTGGCTGAGGGTTTCTACACCACAAGTGCTGTAAAGCAGACCTTTGGTGAATTCAGGAGCACCCAATGTGGCCGCTGCCTCAGCCTGACG TTTATCATAGTGACGTACATCTTGGCTTTCATCTGGCTGGCAGTGTTTGCCTTCACTGCTATCCCAGTCTTCTTCTTGTTCAACATGGAGCAGACCTGCCACAACATCAACATCCTGGCTGAAACAACCCCCAGCATTAATCAGCACGGCTGGATTTGCATGGACGCCAGACAGTATG GTCTGCTTCCTTGGAATGCAATGCCAGGCAAGGCTTGTGGATTGACCTTGGCATCTATTTGCAAAACCAGCGAA TTCTACGTCACCTATGACTTGTACATAGCTGCATTTGCTGGTGCCGCTGTCACTCTCTTAGCACTG TTTTTGTATCTGGCAGCCACCACCTACAACTACGCAGTCTTGCGGTTCCTGGGCAGGAAAGGGGTCCGCTAA